One region of Magnetococcus sp. PR-3 genomic DNA includes:
- the ligA gene encoding NAD-dependent DNA ligase LigA translates to MPKSRAAELREQLNHHAHCYYVLDNPEITDADYDKLFRELQDLEAKDPSLITPDSPTHRVGGAALDAFDKVRHRIPMLSLDNAFNDEDLTEFHRRVQEGLAESVVIEAIEKYKQEHTITDLAKLVGYPGALEGAARFVTQYLNQTLDFEQTIKAPDNKQLLSSGRKEVDINRRLRLWAAEQPQNITYVAEPKLDGLAFSLTYEQGTLVRAATRGDGQEGEDVTAHARTIQDVPLKLQGQDYPDVLEVRGEVYMPLTTFENINTNAREKGEKTFANPRNAAAGSIRQLDPKITATRGLRMFCYGTGYVEGGKLPDSYHEVLTKLHQWGFVISPQAKPVQEAQGCIQFTESLGEKREALPYEIDGAVLKVDRQTFRDRLGFVARAPRWAIAFKFPATEESTTVQDIDLQVGRTGAITPVARLEPVSVGGVTVTNATLHNFQELARKDVRVGDRVIVRRAGDVIPEVVRIIPSAEHEALPLYEEPKVCPVCQAPAEREGDETALRCSGGLTCRAQVKEGVKHFAARKAMNIDGLGDKLVELLMKAELVERVSDLYRLHEHRHILVKLERLGGKSVANLLEAIEQSKNQDAGRFLFGLGIRDVGATIGASLANHFANLNALMAATEEELVAIEDVGAVVARRLVHFFEQEHNRNELELLKEQGLKAASESWQAEAPVGVVLETATTLVGLSVVLTGTLSVMTRDEAKAKLEALGAKVVGSVSGKTGCLVCGDNAGSKLSKAQKAGVPVLNESELGELLSGTIPDAIQARM, encoded by the coding sequence ATGCCCAAATCCCGCGCCGCCGAACTCCGTGAACAACTCAACCACCACGCACATTGCTACTACGTGCTGGATAACCCGGAGATCACCGACGCTGATTACGATAAGCTCTTTCGAGAACTCCAAGATCTCGAAGCCAAAGATCCCTCTCTCATCACCCCAGACTCTCCTACCCATCGCGTTGGTGGAGCCGCCCTGGATGCTTTCGATAAAGTACGCCACCGTATCCCCATGCTCTCTCTGGATAACGCCTTTAATGATGAAGACCTCACGGAATTTCATCGCCGTGTGCAAGAGGGTCTCGCCGAGTCTGTGGTGATTGAAGCAATTGAAAAATATAAACAAGAACATACCATCACCGACCTAGCCAAACTGGTTGGCTATCCCGGTGCTCTGGAAGGGGCCGCTCGGTTCGTGACCCAATACCTTAACCAAACATTGGATTTTGAACAGACCATCAAAGCTCCAGATAATAAACAACTGCTCAGCTCTGGCCGTAAAGAGGTCGATATCAACCGTCGCCTACGTCTTTGGGCCGCGGAACAACCCCAAAACATCACCTATGTCGCAGAACCTAAACTGGATGGCCTTGCCTTTAGCCTAACGTATGAACAAGGAACTCTCGTCCGTGCTGCAACCCGAGGGGATGGACAAGAAGGGGAAGATGTCACCGCCCACGCCCGTACCATCCAAGATGTTCCCCTAAAACTACAAGGTCAGGACTACCCCGATGTGCTAGAGGTGCGTGGCGAAGTTTATATGCCCCTAACAACCTTTGAGAACATCAATACCAACGCGCGGGAAAAAGGAGAAAAAACCTTTGCCAACCCCCGTAATGCAGCCGCCGGTAGCATCCGCCAACTGGATCCTAAAATTACCGCGACCCGCGGACTACGCATGTTCTGTTACGGCACAGGCTATGTAGAGGGGGGTAAACTGCCCGACAGTTATCATGAGGTGTTAACAAAACTTCACCAATGGGGTTTTGTCATCTCCCCCCAAGCTAAACCCGTACAAGAGGCACAAGGGTGTATTCAATTTACTGAATCCCTAGGTGAAAAACGTGAAGCCCTGCCTTATGAAATTGATGGAGCCGTGCTCAAGGTTGACCGCCAAACATTTAGAGATCGGCTTGGCTTTGTCGCCCGTGCGCCTCGCTGGGCCATTGCCTTTAAATTTCCCGCGACAGAAGAGAGCACCACGGTTCAAGATATTGACCTGCAAGTCGGGCGGACCGGTGCCATCACCCCTGTTGCCCGCTTGGAGCCCGTCTCGGTTGGTGGTGTAACGGTCACCAATGCAACCTTGCACAATTTTCAGGAACTGGCCCGTAAGGATGTTCGGGTTGGGGATCGTGTCATTGTACGCCGAGCTGGCGATGTTATTCCTGAAGTGGTGCGCATTATACCCAGTGCCGAACATGAGGCATTGCCACTTTATGAAGAACCAAAAGTATGCCCCGTTTGCCAAGCACCCGCTGAACGGGAGGGGGATGAGACGGCACTGCGCTGTTCAGGCGGGTTAACGTGCCGGGCCCAGGTTAAAGAGGGGGTTAAACATTTTGCCGCCCGTAAAGCCATGAATATTGATGGTCTGGGTGACAAGCTGGTTGAACTCTTAATGAAAGCCGAACTGGTTGAGCGGGTTTCTGACCTCTATCGCTTGCATGAACACCGACATATCTTGGTTAAGCTCGAGCGGCTCGGGGGGAAATCCGTCGCCAATCTGTTGGAAGCGATTGAGCAGAGTAAAAACCAGGATGCAGGGCGGTTTCTGTTCGGTTTAGGTATTCGGGATGTTGGTGCCACCATTGGCGCCTCTCTGGCCAATCACTTTGCAAACCTAAATGCCCTGATGGCAGCCACAGAAGAGGAGTTGGTGGCTATTGAAGATGTGGGGGCTGTGGTGGCACGCAGACTGGTCCATTTTTTTGAGCAGGAACATAACCGAAATGAGTTGGAGTTGCTCAAAGAGCAGGGTCTTAAAGCAGCCAGTGAGTCATGGCAAGCAGAAGCACCTGTTGGGGTGGTTTTAGAGACAGCCACCACCCTGGTTGGTCTATCGGTGGTGCTTACCGGTACACTCTCAGTGATGACCCGTGATGAAGCCAAAGCCAAGCTGGAAGCGTTGGGGGCCAAAGTGGTGGGCTCTGTCTCTGGTAAAACTGGCTGTTTGGTTTGTGGGGATAATGCTGGCTCTAAACTGAGCAAAGCCCAAAAAGCGGGTGTTCCGGTGTTGAATGAATCTGAATTGGGTGAACTGCTAAGTGGAACGATACCGGATGCCATTCAAGCCCGAATGTAA
- a CDS encoding MFS transporter → MICRIPAPLTLCYTACMNPLQARTLQLAVFTLVASAFTNIYLTQPVLPILQQEFAASASHVSWSISAVILGITLANIPFGLLADHWPIRPIILLGGTMVAIAGLLTAYVDSLALHTTARFIQGLFIPALTTCLAAFLARILPTERLNVVMGSYVAATVLGGLGGRLLGGWIHPPLHWRYALVSAALLTLISIAIAYFLLPKEPKQPPQPKHSRVGFGDLLTQWPILRLLFSAMGGFFVFSSLFNYLPFRLAETPFNLSTHTITAIYLVYIMGIFMGPLTGKLVNRWGSGRTLMSGSGVTFAAVILSGSPWLGGVIAAMLLLCAGFFTVHAASVGALNHQVKSGHGRANALYVLFYYLGGWMGVSLSGLAFEAWGWFGVMGICVGMLILPFIAGWMEHKTCTVKEKTPCKPL, encoded by the coding sequence ATGATTTGTCGTATTCCTGCACCATTAACCCTCTGCTACACTGCATGTATGAACCCACTTCAAGCCCGTACCTTGCAACTGGCCGTCTTCACTCTGGTGGCCTCTGCCTTTACCAATATCTACCTCACCCAACCGGTGTTGCCCATCCTTCAACAGGAGTTTGCCGCCTCAGCCTCGCACGTCTCGTGGAGTATCTCTGCGGTTATTTTAGGCATTACCCTGGCTAATATTCCCTTTGGCCTGTTGGCTGACCACTGGCCCATACGACCCATCATTTTACTGGGCGGTACCATGGTTGCCATCGCCGGTCTACTCACCGCCTATGTCGATAGCTTGGCCCTACATACCACTGCCCGTTTTATTCAAGGACTTTTTATACCCGCCCTCACAACCTGCCTAGCCGCGTTCCTGGCCCGTATTCTCCCCACCGAACGGCTTAATGTCGTGATGGGTAGCTACGTAGCTGCCACGGTCCTTGGTGGGCTGGGCGGACGCTTGCTGGGGGGGTGGATACACCCTCCCCTCCATTGGCGTTATGCACTGGTTAGCGCAGCTTTATTAACCCTGATCTCCATTGCTATCGCCTACTTTTTATTGCCCAAAGAGCCCAAACAACCCCCACAGCCTAAACATAGCCGGGTGGGCTTTGGAGATTTGCTGACCCAGTGGCCGATCCTACGTCTTCTGTTTAGTGCCATGGGTGGTTTTTTTGTCTTCTCATCCCTCTTCAACTACCTGCCCTTCCGGCTGGCAGAGACACCCTTTAATCTCTCAACCCATACCATTACCGCCATTTATCTGGTCTACATCATGGGTATTTTCATGGGACCTTTGACCGGTAAGCTGGTTAACCGATGGGGCAGTGGCCGAACGCTCATGAGCGGCTCAGGGGTTACCTTTGCGGCGGTTATACTCTCCGGCAGCCCCTGGTTAGGCGGGGTCATTGCCGCCATGCTTTTACTCTGCGCTGGTTTTTTTACCGTGCATGCTGCTTCAGTGGGGGCACTCAACCACCAAGTCAAATCCGGTCATGGGCGCGCCAACGCCCTGTATGTTCTGTTTTACTATCTGGGGGGATGGATGGGCGTTAGCCTATCGGGTTTGGCTTTTGAAGCATGGGGATGGTTTGGAGTCATGGGTATCTGTGTGGGGATGCTTATTCTGCCATTTATCGCAGGTTGGATGGAGCATAAAACATGCACAGTCAAAGAGAAAACACCCTGTAAACCCTTATGA
- the pnp gene encoding polyribonucleotide nucleotidyltransferase yields the protein MFNIHRKSVQFGEKTLTLETGRVARQADGAVMVTYGDTVVLVTAVAETSMRPGQDFFPLSVHYQEKFWAAGKIPGGFIKRETRPSEREVLTSRLIDRPIRPLFPKGFMNETQVVAQVLSFDPEHPSDIAALIGCSAALALSGVPFEGPIGGARVGFVDGKPVLNPTPAEMENSRLDLVVAGTRDAVTMVESEVDFMSEDEMLDCVMFAHEAFQPVITAIEELAAEAGKERWVVEPPQVNEALVAEMDAQYAAKVAEAYAIPEKMARYDAVGQVKKAAIEALGSVEVDGETVNRSGEVAGIFKKIESRTLRQSVLDGKRVDGRGLADIRPIACEAGILPRVHGTALFTRGETQAIATVTLGTSRDEQIVETLSGEYRDRFYLNYTFPPYCVGETGRMGAPGRREIGHGKLASRALAAVIPTAEDFPYTMRVTSEITESNGSSSMATVCGAVLAMQDAGVPIKSPVAGIAMGLVKEGEDYAVLSDILGDEDHLGDMDFKVAGNADGITALQMDIKITGITREIMAKALDQARAGRLHILGEMGKALTTHREEMSAYAPRIHAMKIHPDKIRDVIGAGGKVIRSITEDTGCSIDIEDDGTIRIASTDQESSDKAIKIIKSIVAEVEKGQIYEGKVVRITDFGAFVNILPNKDGLVHISQLANRRVQSVTDVVKEGEMVKVKVLDVDRQGRVKLTMKELEENAAE from the coding sequence ATGGTTACCTATGGCGACACCGTTGTGCTGGTAACCGCAGTAGCGGAAACCTCCATGCGCCCCGGTCAGGATTTCTTTCCTCTTAGTGTACATTATCAAGAGAAATTTTGGGCTGCTGGTAAGATCCCTGGTGGCTTTATTAAACGTGAAACCCGTCCTTCAGAGCGTGAGGTTCTTACTTCCCGCCTGATCGACCGCCCCATCCGTCCGCTGTTCCCCAAGGGTTTCATGAACGAAACTCAGGTCGTGGCTCAGGTTCTCTCCTTTGATCCCGAGCACCCTTCTGATATCGCCGCTCTGATCGGTTGTTCCGCAGCTTTGGCGCTGTCTGGTGTACCTTTTGAAGGTCCCATCGGCGGTGCCCGTGTTGGTTTTGTAGACGGCAAGCCCGTTCTCAACCCCACCCCTGCTGAGATGGAAAACAGCCGTTTGGATCTGGTGGTTGCTGGTACCAGAGATGCGGTAACCATGGTGGAATCCGAAGTGGATTTCATGAGCGAAGATGAGATGCTTGATTGCGTCATGTTTGCCCATGAGGCTTTCCAGCCTGTCATTACAGCCATTGAAGAGCTGGCTGCTGAAGCAGGTAAAGAGCGTTGGGTTGTTGAGCCCCCTCAGGTAAACGAAGCGTTGGTTGCAGAGATGGACGCTCAGTATGCGGCCAAAGTTGCTGAGGCTTATGCCATTCCTGAAAAAATGGCCCGTTACGACGCTGTTGGCCAAGTCAAAAAAGCGGCCATTGAAGCTTTGGGTAGCGTTGAAGTGGATGGCGAAACCGTCAACCGCTCTGGCGAAGTTGCCGGCATCTTCAAGAAAATTGAATCTCGTACGCTGCGTCAAAGTGTACTAGATGGTAAGCGTGTGGATGGCCGTGGTTTGGCTGATATCCGCCCCATCGCTTGTGAAGCAGGTATTCTGCCCCGTGTACACGGTACTGCCCTGTTCACCCGTGGCGAAACCCAAGCCATTGCAACGGTTACCCTGGGTACCTCCCGCGATGAGCAGATTGTAGAAACCTTGTCCGGTGAATACCGTGACCGTTTCTACCTCAACTACACCTTCCCTCCCTACTGTGTGGGTGAGACAGGTCGTATGGGTGCCCCTGGTCGTCGTGAAATTGGCCATGGTAAGTTAGCTTCTCGCGCCCTGGCTGCGGTTATTCCTACCGCTGAGGACTTCCCCTACACCATGCGTGTAACCTCAGAGATTACCGAATCCAACGGTTCTTCCTCCATGGCAACCGTCTGTGGCGCTGTTCTGGCCATGCAGGACGCCGGTGTGCCGATCAAGTCCCCTGTTGCTGGTATTGCCATGGGTCTGGTTAAAGAGGGTGAAGATTACGCCGTTCTGTCCGACATTTTGGGTGATGAAGATCACCTGGGTGATATGGACTTTAAAGTGGCTGGTAATGCTGACGGTATCACTGCTCTGCAGATGGATATCAAGATCACCGGGATTACCCGTGAGATCATGGCTAAGGCACTGGATCAAGCCCGTGCCGGTCGCTTGCATATTCTCGGTGAAATGGGTAAAGCCCTGACCACCCATCGTGAAGAGATGTCTGCCTACGCACCACGCATTCACGCTATGAAGATCCACCCTGACAAGATCCGTGACGTCATTGGTGCCGGTGGTAAGGTCATCCGTAGCATTACGGAAGATACCGGCTGTTCCATTGATATTGAAGATGATGGCACCATTCGCATCGCTTCTACCGATCAGGAATCTTCGGATAAGGCCATTAAGATCATCAAGTCCATCGTGGCTGAGGTCGAGAAAGGTCAGATCTATGAGGGTAAAGTGGTTCGCATCACCGACTTTGGTGCTTTTGTGAACATTCTGCCCAACAAGGATGGTCTGGTTCACATCAGCCAGCTGGCCAACCGTCGTGTACAGAGCGTTACCGATGTGGTCAAAGAGGGTGAGATGGTCAAGGTCAAGGTTCTGGACGTTGACCGTCAAGGTCGCGTTAAGTTGACCATGAAAGAGCTGGAAGAGAACGCTGCTGAATAA
- a CDS encoding DUF1835 domain-containing protein: MTDLHCTNGDSATALMAEAGIQGVLLPWRDLLHDGPVPGGLNIAALAKQRSTYIAACGWGKQEDIEADFQKRDQHLANWAAFDQIILWFEHDLYDQLQLIQILDRFAEQPESHDRLFIIQTDDYLGHHTPEQIAARLSQKQPVTQAQLQLAQQAWVAFTAPTPLPWHQLLQCDTQALPWLRSAIERMLAQYPSVKNGLNRSESLLLELIQAGHHKPGPLFHAYLEQDTPKFMGDAALWLILQAMNQGKQALIHCADETPFTAPTCYPPDASFKEQQLHLTPLGTLVQAGQADWVALNPLDKWLGGCHLTANNHWRWDGQQLVENGKSLET; encoded by the coding sequence ATGACGGATTTACACTGTACCAATGGTGACTCAGCAACCGCACTGATGGCTGAAGCAGGGATCCAAGGGGTTTTGCTGCCCTGGCGGGATCTGCTGCATGATGGTCCTGTACCGGGTGGGTTGAATATAGCCGCACTGGCCAAACAGCGTAGTACCTACATCGCAGCCTGTGGGTGGGGCAAGCAAGAAGATATTGAAGCTGATTTTCAAAAGCGGGATCAACACCTTGCAAACTGGGCCGCGTTTGATCAGATCATCCTCTGGTTTGAACATGACCTGTATGATCAACTACAGTTAATTCAGATTTTAGACCGCTTCGCCGAGCAACCAGAAAGCCATGACCGGCTGTTTATCATTCAAACCGATGACTATTTAGGTCATCACACCCCTGAGCAAATCGCTGCACGGTTGTCTCAAAAACAGCCCGTCACCCAGGCACAATTACAGTTGGCCCAACAGGCATGGGTGGCCTTTACGGCACCAACCCCCCTCCCTTGGCACCAACTGCTACAGTGTGATACCCAAGCCTTGCCTTGGCTGCGATCTGCCATCGAACGCATGTTGGCTCAATATCCATCCGTTAAAAATGGTTTAAACCGTTCAGAGTCACTGTTGTTGGAGCTTATTCAAGCAGGCCATCATAAACCGGGTCCGTTGTTTCATGCTTATCTGGAGCAGGATACCCCAAAGTTTATGGGGGATGCCGCCCTATGGCTTATTTTACAGGCAATGAACCAGGGTAAGCAGGCACTCATTCACTGTGCGGATGAGACCCCCTTTACAGCACCAACCTGTTATCCACCAGATGCATCCTTTAAAGAACAGCAGTTACACCTGACCCCGTTGGGGACGTTGGTTCAGGCGGGTCAGGCCGATTGGGTCGCGTTAAACCCGTTGGATAAATGGCTGGGAGGGTGTCATTTAACAGCCAATAACCATTGGCGGTGGGATGGCCAGCAGTTGGTTGAAAACGGTAAATCCCTTGAAACTTAG
- a CDS encoding tetratricopeptide repeat-containing sulfotransferase family protein yields the protein MTSDLYQKIQSYIDRQQWQEAWQLCAPLLQETPTPVPVWVLAGQILGAGGQLQQGLQLLKQAMQQAPDQGEVYWRIGVLLIQAGQHAIAGELFEQGVKKDPDHGSLREAYADWLVDQGDVTEAVRHYRLLLFAQNQNPALHQKIAQALHLQGELVAAQRHYETALSLKEDVWLVWYGLGKVWLEQGRCEEALHVYTQGRALGEQLATFDNAIGLALMEKDDVTGAIEVYRRGLAVEPHNQILHYNLGNALRAFGDLEGARQVFKMGMQQHPNHPYFLLGTAQLTKLNDVDDPLIQRMEQMVQQSDQPVQKRIDLGYGLGRALDQVQAYDRAFSAYTQANTLRYTTQGCSDLNHYLDVIKRIKVAFQHPSQALITASCHPVTPIFVMGMFRSGSTLVEQILGSHPQIATTGERSILADLVDEQPKRMGFGAVYPEYWTSMGVQEGAELATTYLHTLREVSDRPADTAVTHMTDKLLFNYLYLGVIAELFPGARVVHTVRNPLDTCLSIYFQNFTRGQRWMQSLEEIGHYYVAYHNLMNHWRNVLPIKIYDVIYEDVVENPHLEVERLLDYLALPWHEGCLSFHTNKRAVQTASAQQVRQPIYKSSKQRWRNYEAQLSRLKEILGALNSSELS from the coding sequence ATGACTTCTGATCTCTACCAAAAAATACAATCGTACATTGATCGCCAGCAGTGGCAAGAAGCCTGGCAGTTATGTGCACCGTTGCTGCAAGAAACCCCAACCCCTGTGCCGGTGTGGGTTCTTGCTGGGCAGATATTAGGTGCAGGGGGGCAGCTGCAACAGGGCTTGCAGCTTTTAAAACAGGCCATGCAGCAGGCACCGGATCAAGGAGAGGTGTATTGGCGTATTGGTGTCTTGTTGATACAGGCGGGACAGCATGCCATCGCGGGTGAACTGTTTGAGCAGGGTGTGAAGAAAGATCCAGACCATGGATCACTGCGCGAGGCATATGCGGATTGGTTGGTGGACCAGGGGGATGTGACGGAAGCGGTACGACACTATCGGTTATTACTCTTTGCGCAGAATCAAAACCCAGCACTACACCAAAAAATCGCTCAAGCGCTGCATCTGCAAGGTGAGTTGGTTGCCGCACAACGGCACTATGAAACCGCGTTGTCGCTTAAAGAGGATGTCTGGTTGGTGTGGTATGGCTTGGGCAAAGTGTGGTTGGAGCAAGGACGGTGTGAAGAGGCTCTACACGTTTATACCCAGGGTAGGGCATTGGGTGAGCAGCTGGCGACGTTTGATAATGCGATCGGCCTAGCCTTGATGGAAAAAGATGATGTTACCGGGGCGATTGAAGTCTATCGTCGTGGGTTGGCCGTAGAGCCCCATAATCAAATACTACACTACAATTTGGGTAACGCCTTACGCGCATTCGGTGATCTTGAAGGGGCCCGCCAAGTCTTTAAAATGGGGATGCAGCAGCACCCTAACCATCCCTATTTTCTGTTGGGTACCGCACAGTTAACCAAATTGAATGATGTAGATGATCCGTTGATACAGCGTATGGAACAGATGGTTCAACAGTCGGATCAGCCTGTTCAAAAACGGATTGATTTAGGGTATGGGTTAGGTCGAGCACTTGATCAGGTGCAAGCCTATGACCGTGCATTTTCAGCTTATACTCAAGCCAATACTTTACGCTATACCACCCAAGGTTGTAGTGATCTGAACCATTATCTGGATGTGATTAAGCGCATTAAAGTTGCTTTCCAACACCCATCTCAAGCTTTGATCACAGCCTCTTGTCATCCAGTTACGCCCATTTTTGTTATGGGTATGTTTCGCTCAGGCTCCACATTGGTGGAGCAAATTCTAGGTAGCCACCCTCAAATTGCGACCACAGGTGAGCGCTCTATCTTGGCAGATTTGGTGGATGAACAGCCCAAGCGCATGGGCTTTGGGGCGGTATATCCTGAATACTGGACTTCTATGGGTGTGCAGGAGGGGGCCGAGTTGGCAACCACCTACCTTCACACATTGCGCGAAGTCAGTGACCGGCCAGCCGATACAGCCGTTACCCATATGACCGATAAGTTATTGTTTAATTATTTATACCTTGGTGTGATCGCAGAACTTTTCCCCGGAGCGCGGGTGGTACATACGGTACGAAATCCATTGGATACCTGCTTATCCATCTATTTTCAGAACTTTACCCGTGGCCAGCGTTGGATGCAGTCTCTTGAAGAGATTGGTCACTACTATGTGGCGTATCATAATCTGATGAACCATTGGCGGAATGTCTTACCTATTAAAATATATGATGTTATTTATGAAGATGTGGTAGAAAATCCACACCTTGAGGTAGAGCGGCTATTGGACTATCTGGCCTTACCGTGGCATGAAGGATGTTTGTCTTTTCACACCAACAAACGGGCGGTACAAACAGCCAGTGCTCAGCAGGTTAGGCAACCAATTTATAAGAGCTCTAAGCAGCGTTGGCGGAACTATGAAGCACAACTAAGCCGACTAAAAGAGATCTTGGGGGCGCTTAACTCGAGTGAGCTCTCATAA